Proteins encoded in a region of the Schaalia hyovaginalis genome:
- a CDS encoding multifunctional oxoglutarate decarboxylase/oxoglutarate dehydrogenase thiamine pyrophosphate-binding subunit/dihydrolipoyllysine-residue succinyltransferase subunit, translating into MDSQPEAENWYVASMRELFLRDPNALDDSWRRYFETEDAPLQLRSRRPPVPPAPSSAQVAADAALPADDPERAPLDVPNTESVTRSDLPPAPPSAIAEATSPYTRQLHGRPATARQAETTTEDGALALKGVARATAKNMDDSLSMPTATSQRQVPAKLLIENRTLINAHLARTTGGKISFTHLIAYAIIEALCEMPDLNVRYELDGGKPLIRRFAHVGIGIAIDVTNKKGERTLMVPVIREADTLTFWEFVDAYQDLVARARKGELGAADFQGATVSLTNPGTLGTTTSVPRLMRGQGLIIGVGATDYPAEYRGVSPRKLAALGISKTMYMSSTYDHRIIQGAASGQFLALVDKKLSGLDGFYERVFTSLHVPHYPYTWEQDHEYDPEREKGKPARIAEIIHAYRSRGHLAADTDPLAYRVRRHPDLDITRYGLGVWDLERSFPTGGFGGEDHMVLRDILARLRDTYTRSVGIEYMHIQDPEQRTWVQQRIEGPYEAPTAQEQRHILDTLIRAEAFEEFLQTKFVGQKRFSLEGGESLIPLLDAILATSARRGIHEVAIGMAHRGRLNVLANIAGKSLAQIFSEFEGTEDRSTVQGSGDVKYHLGTWGVYSLDDGVATKVYMAANPSHLEAADGVLEGIVKAKQDQLGDDDLPIIPVLIHGDAAFIGQGVVQETLNMSQLTGYKTGGTIHVIVNNQIGFTTGPTAGRSTRYPTDLAKGLQVPILHVNANDPEEVVRVARLAWEYRQTFHKDVIIDLVCYRRRGHNEGDDPSMTQPVMYGLINRIPSTRAVYISNLVGRGRLTEDDARDLTTEYENELSRILGETRENGGWRPAPAADGASPDWVMPESQLPGQGMMIGWTSATSLEEIRRIGDAHVNFPEGFTPHPKMAQLCERRRDMAYGKRPIDWGFGELLAFGTLLMEGTPVRLSGEDARRATFVQRHAVLHDHLDGREFTPLQFLTPAQANFDVLDSPLSEYAVLAFDYGYSVQRPEALTLWEAQFGDFANGAQTVIDEFVCSAEQKWGQRSSLVMLLPHGYEGQGPDHSSARIERYLQLAAEDNMRIIQPSTPANHFHMLRIQAYSRPRKPLIAITPKQLLRLGAATSSVEDFTHGTFLPVIGETDPSIDPAAVTRVLMCTGRVYYDLVREREARQDRRTAIIRLEQLYPLANDEVLAALAPYGSAELVWVQDEPKNQGAWPFLALNMFMEWSEPVRLVSRPESATTAAGRASLHKEQNAELLRRAFDR; encoded by the coding sequence CTCAACCCGAGGCGGAGAACTGGTACGTCGCTTCAATGCGCGAACTCTTCCTCCGCGATCCGAACGCCCTCGATGATTCCTGGCGGCGCTACTTCGAGACCGAGGACGCGCCGCTCCAACTGCGGAGCCGACGCCCCCCAGTTCCGCCCGCCCCCTCGAGCGCGCAGGTCGCCGCCGACGCCGCCCTCCCCGCCGACGATCCCGAACGGGCCCCCCTCGACGTCCCCAACACCGAATCCGTGACCCGCTCCGATCTGCCGCCCGCCCCGCCCTCGGCGATCGCCGAAGCCACTTCCCCCTACACGCGCCAGCTCCACGGGCGCCCCGCCACCGCCCGGCAGGCCGAAACGACGACCGAGGACGGGGCCCTGGCGCTCAAGGGCGTCGCCCGCGCCACCGCGAAGAACATGGACGACTCGCTCTCCATGCCGACCGCCACCTCCCAGCGCCAAGTCCCGGCGAAGCTCCTCATCGAGAACCGCACCCTCATCAACGCCCACCTCGCGCGCACCACCGGCGGCAAGATCTCCTTCACCCACCTCATCGCCTACGCGATCATCGAGGCCCTGTGCGAGATGCCGGACCTCAACGTCCGTTACGAACTCGACGGGGGCAAGCCCCTCATCCGCCGTTTCGCCCACGTCGGCATCGGCATCGCGATCGACGTGACGAACAAGAAGGGCGAGCGCACGCTCATGGTGCCCGTCATCCGCGAAGCCGACACCCTCACCTTCTGGGAGTTCGTCGACGCCTACCAGGACCTCGTCGCCAGGGCCCGCAAGGGCGAGCTCGGCGCGGCGGACTTCCAGGGCGCGACCGTGTCGCTCACCAATCCCGGCACCCTCGGCACGACCACCTCCGTGCCGCGCCTCATGCGCGGACAGGGCCTCATCATCGGCGTCGGCGCCACCGACTACCCTGCCGAATACCGCGGCGTCTCCCCCAGGAAGCTCGCAGCGCTGGGCATCTCGAAGACGATGTATATGTCCTCGACCTACGACCACCGCATCATCCAGGGCGCGGCATCGGGGCAGTTCCTCGCCCTCGTCGACAAGAAGCTCTCCGGACTCGACGGCTTCTACGAGCGGGTCTTCACCTCCCTGCACGTCCCGCACTACCCCTACACCTGGGAGCAGGACCACGAATACGATCCCGAGCGCGAGAAGGGCAAGCCCGCCCGCATCGCCGAGATCATCCACGCCTACCGCTCGCGCGGGCACCTCGCCGCCGACACCGACCCCCTCGCCTACCGGGTGCGCCGCCACCCCGACCTCGACATCACCCGCTACGGATTGGGCGTGTGGGACCTCGAGCGCTCCTTCCCCACCGGCGGCTTCGGCGGCGAGGACCACATGGTGCTGCGCGACATCCTCGCCCGCCTGCGCGACACCTACACGCGCTCCGTCGGCATCGAGTACATGCACATCCAGGACCCCGAGCAGCGCACCTGGGTCCAGCAGCGCATCGAGGGCCCCTACGAGGCGCCGACCGCACAGGAGCAGCGCCACATCCTCGACACCCTCATCCGCGCCGAAGCCTTCGAGGAGTTCCTCCAGACGAAGTTCGTAGGCCAGAAGCGCTTCTCCCTCGAAGGCGGCGAGTCCCTCATCCCCCTGCTCGACGCGATCCTCGCGACTTCCGCGAGGAGGGGCATCCACGAAGTCGCGATCGGCATGGCGCACCGCGGCCGCCTCAACGTCCTGGCCAACATCGCGGGCAAGTCGCTCGCCCAGATCTTCTCCGAATTCGAGGGCACCGAGGACCGCTCGACCGTCCAGGGCTCCGGCGACGTCAAGTACCACCTCGGCACCTGGGGGGTCTACTCGCTCGACGACGGCGTCGCCACGAAGGTCTACATGGCCGCGAACCCCTCGCACCTGGAGGCCGCCGACGGCGTCCTCGAGGGCATCGTGAAGGCCAAGCAGGACCAGCTCGGCGACGACGACCTCCCCATCATCCCCGTCCTCATCCACGGGGACGCGGCCTTCATCGGGCAGGGCGTCGTCCAGGAGACCCTCAACATGTCCCAGCTCACCGGCTACAAGACCGGCGGCACGATCCACGTCATCGTCAACAATCAGATCGGCTTCACGACCGGCCCCACCGCCGGCCGGTCCACCCGCTACCCGACCGACCTGGCGAAGGGCCTGCAGGTGCCGATCCTCCACGTCAACGCCAACGATCCCGAAGAGGTCGTGCGCGTCGCCCGCCTCGCCTGGGAGTACCGGCAGACCTTCCACAAGGACGTCATCATCGACCTCGTGTGCTACCGCCGACGCGGGCACAACGAGGGCGACGACCCCTCGATGACCCAGCCCGTCATGTACGGGCTCATCAACCGGATCCCCTCGACCCGCGCGGTCTACATCTCCAACCTCGTCGGCCGCGGCCGCCTCACCGAGGACGACGCCCGCGACCTCACGACCGAGTACGAGAACGAACTGTCGCGCATCCTCGGCGAAACCCGCGAGAACGGCGGATGGCGCCCCGCCCCCGCCGCCGACGGCGCCTCCCCCGATTGGGTCATGCCCGAATCGCAGCTGCCCGGCCAGGGCATGATGATCGGCTGGACCTCGGCCACCTCCCTGGAGGAGATCCGCCGCATCGGCGACGCCCACGTCAACTTCCCCGAAGGATTCACCCCCCACCCGAAGATGGCGCAGCTGTGCGAGCGCCGCCGCGACATGGCCTACGGGAAGCGCCCCATCGACTGGGGCTTCGGGGAGCTCCTCGCCTTCGGCACCCTGCTCATGGAGGGCACGCCCGTCAGGCTCTCCGGCGAGGACGCGCGCCGCGCGACCTTCGTCCAGCGCCACGCGGTGCTCCACGACCACCTCGACGGGCGCGAATTCACCCCCCTGCAGTTCCTCACGCCCGCCCAGGCGAACTTCGACGTCCTCGACTCGCCCCTGTCCGAGTACGCCGTCCTCGCCTTCGACTACGGCTACTCCGTGCAGCGCCCCGAAGCGCTCACCCTCTGGGAGGCGCAGTTCGGCGACTTCGCGAACGGCGCCCAGACGGTCATCGACGAGTTCGTCTGCTCCGCCGAGCAGAAGTGGGGACAGCGCTCCTCGCTCGTGATGCTCCTCCCCCACGGCTACGAGGGCCAGGGGCCCGACCACTCCTCCGCCAGGATCGAGCGCTACCTCCAGCTGGCCGCCGAAGACAACATGCGGATCATCCAGCCGTCAACCCCGGCGAACCACTTCCACATGCTCCGCATCCAGGCCTACTCCCGCCCGCGCAAGCCCCTGATCGCGATCACGCCCAAGCAGCTGCTCCGTCTCGGAGCGGCGACCTCCTCGGTCGAGGACTTCACGCACGGGACCTTCCTCCCAGTCATCGGCGAGACCGACCCCTCGATCGACCCCGCGGCGGTCACGCGCGTCCTCATGTGCACGGGCCGCGTCTACTATGACCTCGTAAGAGAGCGCGAGGCCCGCCAGGATCGCCGTACGGCGATCATCCGGCTCGAACAGCTCTACCCCCTGGCCAACGACGAGGTCCTCGCGGCCCTCGCCCCCTACGGATCGGCCGAACTCGTGTGGGTTCAGGACGAGCCGAAGAACCAGGGGGCATGGCCCTTCCTCGCGCTCAACATGTTCATGGAGTGGTCGGAGCCGGTCCGCCTCGTCTCGAGGCCGGAATCCGCGACGACCGCGGCCGGACGCGCATCGCTTCACAAGGAGCAGAACGCCGAGTTGCTGCGGCGCGCCTTCGACCGCTGA